Within Topomyia yanbarensis strain Yona2022 chromosome 2, ASM3024719v1, whole genome shotgun sequence, the genomic segment cttgtcaggttactcagagattctcgtatcttccccaaaaagaacggatcgtgattatcaatcctctttgagcgtagagctgcaattgtgctgagactatcagtgaggataaagtaatggttcgggggtaaagtattaattatttgcaaactatagtgaactgctgctagttccgctatataaacagaggcgggttctgcaagtttgagagaaattgaaaaattattgttgaaaataccgaaaccagtggcctcactgattcgtgacccatcagtgtaaaacattttaagacagtctatgtgttgatatttacttgtgaatattttagggatctcccgcgagcgtagatgacccggaattccacgaatctctgcttgcatggacgtgtcgaagaataaagtggattcaggaatatctagtatattgacgtatgtgggaacatacctagcaggcgttatttcttgtgacatgtgattgaaatacactgtcatgaatctggtttggggttgaagctcgacaagtctttcaaaattttcaattaccagtgggttcataacctcacatcgaataagtaaacgagaagagagatcccagaatcggtcttttaaaggaagaactcccgctagtacttcaagactcatcgtatgggtcgactgcatgcatcctaaggcaattcgtaaacagcgatactgtatcctttccagtttaataatgtgagtgttcgcagctgaacggaaacagatgcacccatattccattactgaaagtattgttgtttgatacaatcttatcatgtcacttggatgagaaccccaccatgatccagttattgttcgcagaaaatttatcctttgttggcatttcgttattagatacctaatgtggcctccccatgtgcctttagaatcgaaccaaattccaaggtatttaaaagtcaggacttgggctatcgttctaccaaccaactgaagctgaagctgagctggatcacgcttccttgaaaaaacaaccaactctgttttctccgtagagaaatcgatgcctaacttcaaagcccaacttgataaattatccaaactatcttgcagtggttgttgtaaatttaaggcttttggtcctgtaacagaaaccacgccatcatctgcaagttgccttagagtgcatgggctgacaatacaattatcaatatcattcacgtaaaaattgtagagaagggggcttaaacaagaaccttgtgggaggcccatgtaacttattctgaatgttgccaaatcgccatatgaaaaatgcatgtgcttttctgacaataagttgtataaataattatttaatattggtgaaagaccacattgatgtagtttctctgagagaacatcaatggaaacagagtcgaatgctccttttatgtctaagaacacagacgccatttgttctttttttgcgtaagctagttggatttctgacgaaagtagcgccagacaatcattcgttccctttcccctccgaaaactaGGTGtctagatatttagtataggtccttaGCGATCTAAAAAGTATAGTGTattcgggcccaaagagctctttgatacccttgggtggcataaggtaaaatgcttttccctttgcatgtaaaaatcgttcataagaagtgaccatggaatttgtcggcgcagtagaaatgaaataccaagtgtttagatatttagtataggtccttaGCGATCTTAAAAGTaaagtgtagtcgggcccaaagagctctttaatactcttgggtggcataaggtaaaatgttttccccattgcatgtagaaatcgttcataagaagtgatcagggaatttgtcggcgcagtagaaatgaaataccaagtgtttagataattattatagatccctagggatctaaaaagtatagtgtagtcgagcccaaagagctctttgatactcttgggtggcataaggtaaaatacttttccctttacatgtagaaatcgttcataagaagtggcCAGgtaatttgtcggcgcagtagaaatgaaatacgaagtgtttagatatttagtataggtccttgAGAATctaaaaagtatagtgtagtcggacCCAAAGAGTTCTATGATACTCTTGGGTAGCATAAGATAAAATGCTTTtcactttgcatgtagaaatcgttcataagaagtgaccagggaatttgtcggcgcagtataAATGAATTACCAaatgtttagatatttagtataggttctTAGCGATctaaaaagtatagtgtagtcgggcccaaagagctctatcaacgacacgactagacacttgcaTTCCGAAACTGTATCTcaaatctgactacccctcagtgactcaggtaactggaaatgtcaaatttgatgtTTGCTTaaaatattcatgaaactaGCAGCTCTGACGAATCTGTtgctattaggttttacaccaaccgacataaccccacaaaatgagtcggatgaactttgtttgacaattctcggtggtttgtttacatgggagttacgtgagttcgaatgtaacagatgagcacccgttgcactcgcactcacgcaattgacaaagtaaacaaaccaccgagaattgtcaaacatgaacttcattcatcataagttcattcgtgtcgtcatcttgtagaactcaatattttttttttctaataacaGTAACCCATGGTTACAATATTGTGACTATAAATAAACTGGTTGGAATCTTCAAttctttaaaattaattttatgaTTATTGGTGAACAAATAAGCTTCCCGGCGCCGAATTTGCTCATTCCAGAGGTCAATTAGCTTGGGTGCGGAGAGAAAATGGTATCAGCTAACGAGAATCAACTGCGCTACGATGGCCGGTTCCCGCGGTGCAAAGGTTGTGGTGAATGATTTGGGTGGCAATTTTCACGGTCAGGGCAAATCGAATGCAGCCGATAATGTGGTACAGGAAATCCGAGCGGCTGGCGGAACCGCGGTTCCAGATTACAACTCCGTAGTGGATGGGGATAAAATTATTCAGACTGCAATGGAAGCATTTGGCCGTGTTGATGTTTTGATTAACAATGCTGGAATTTTGCGAGACAAGAGTCTTGCTCGCATTTCCGATGAGGACTGGAATCTTATTCATGATGTGCACTTGAAAGGTAGTTTCCTAACGACGCGAGCTGCCTGGGCGATCGTGAAAAAACAGAACTATGGTCGAGTAATTATGACATCCAGCAACTCCGGTGTCTATGGAAATTTCGGCCAAGCCAATTATAGTGCCGCCAAACTAGGATTGGTCGGGTTAGCCAACACAGTCGCAATCGAGGGAGCTAAAAATAACATTCAATGCAATGTAATCGTTCCAACGGCTGCGTCAAGGATGACCGAGGGAATACTTCCAGAGGTTTTGTTCAATGAGCTTAGTGAGtttcattgaatttaaaactGGCGAAgtaaattcattttttctttttcagaaCCTAAATTGATTGCTCCGGTCGTTGCTTATCTGTGTCATCAATCCTGTCAGAATACGGGGGTAATAATTGAAAGTGCAGCTGGTTGGGCCACATAGGTCCATTTTGTTAGGGGAAAAGGATCAATTCTCCGTACATCAATCGATGATGATGTTACACCAGAGTATGTTAAGAGTGTTGGAATAAAGTCACTGACATGTCCGATGCGAAACATCTTAATGCCATCAGTGAAGCCAACATATCTTTAGTAGACGTACTGGAAAAGTTACGCGAGGGAAAGCATGCCGAAAATTCCGTTACAGAAACATTTAAGTTTAACTTTAAAGTTGTTATAGCGCATTGCGCACATAATAAGTGCGACTAAAAGTGCGGAAGCGTAAATAAAACTGCGCTTTTACATTGAATTGTCTTGGTGTCTATTACGCACTTATGTATTATCCAACTGTGCAAACGTGAGAATATTTAGGTCAAAGAGAATCCATTTTTCGCTTCCGATAGTTTACTTTAGTCGCTGCTTGCTTCATCCGCTTCCTCCTCTTCCTCGGCGGATTCACTTCCCGACGCTTCTGATTCAGGCTCCGAGTCGGATTTTTCAGATTTctgttgaataaaaataatcaaataaaaCATTTCGAGCACAGTTACACTACACTGATAAAAAAGGCTTAAGAATTTCTTAAGTCAGGACTTATGAACCTGCACAATATTGATTCCATTAGACGATTATGTATTTCATAAGTATGGCTAACGGAATTTGTTTGCGGGTTTTATGTTTATCTTAACATtgttattgtgaaaatttcatttcagcatagtgaaaatgaaaaacaaaaaactatTGTTGGAAACGGACTTATTCTGGCACTCTGTTTCAAGTTGGTGGAATCAATGTAACTGTTGTAATCtacttttttatactttttgcttcataaaattttgtttattttgcagaaaataaatattgacaCAACAGAAGCATAACTAGTACTTAGGCGATTGTGAGCTCCTTTGGAAATATCAGGTTTCTTCAAACTCACCCAGCAAAATAACGCAATGTAAGCTTAGCTAACAATATTTTGTTCtcggaaaaaaaaaacaaatattagtatttatttctttttacgATCCAAATGCATATAGTACACCTATGAACATCAaagaaattcctatataaaattCATAAAGCATTTCAATGATTTACGTGGGTACATCATAAACCTCTTAAGAATGTCTTAAAAATTTCATAAGTACCACTTATGAAATTCGATAGGGACTGAATGGCCAATTTTCCTTTCAGTCATAAGTAAAACTTATGATTTCCATATGGGAAACTTGTGGCGCAAAGTCATAAGTAGTTCTTATGAATTTCGATAGTTATTTTATCTCGGTGTAGATAACATACCTTCTTCACTTCCTTTTTCTTATCGTCTTTCTTACCACCCTTCTTCTTATCATCTTTAGTGTCTGATTTGTCCAGATCTGACCCTGATCCggattttttcgctttcttaGTGTCCTTATTGTCATCGTCACCGCTGCTACTGGAATCATCGCCGGAGATGTACTCCTTACTCTTTAAGCCGCTTCTTGGGGGAACTTGCTTCCTTCTTGCGCTTCTTGGTCGCTTTTCCACCATCATCTTCGCTTGCTCCGCCGCCACCATCGCCTCCTGCTTCCTTGTAGGCTTTCAATGCTTCTGCATACTCCTCTTTTGCCTTGGCTGCTTTCTGTTCCCATTCATGCTTGTCCTTCAAATCCTTCCACATCTCACCACCCTTTTTGGCAATTTCGGTGACGGAGATTCCCGGATTGTCCTTCTTTATCTTCTCCCGACTTGCGTTCAACCACATCATAAAGGCCGTAGCCGGTCGCTACCAGCATCATCCGAGCCGTCATCGGAGATAGATTCCACATTTGAATCAAACTCGTCCGCCACATCCGATTCTGCCTGGTTCGGGTTGAAGTCCTCATCGGTCGATTCTTCcgaatcatcatcgtcatcgtcatcatcTCGCTCCTTTGCTTCGGCCTTTACCCTCGCCAGATAGGCATCCGGTTCAGCCTCATTATCCGAATCGGCAAAGTCCTCCTTGTAGTTGCTTTTGCCATCCTTTCCAGTGTTCTTCACGTGCAATTTCTTGGACGAGATGAAATCGAACAGTTTCCCGTACTCTTCCTTCTCGATACTGCTGAACGTGTAGATGTTGCCTGCTTTTAGCtcgatttcaaaatcaaaacttcGAGTGGAGCCACCACTGCGAGCAAAGTTCACCGATGTAATTTCCTCGAAACGAATGTGAACCGGTGGCTTGTGGACGTAGATGAATCCTCGTTCCAGTGGGTAGAGATAACCTGCAGCTGCCTTGAAAGAACATCCAATTGCAGGAGTTCCCGAATGACTGAAAACGAggcaaaatatatttaaattaaattagccCGACTTAAGCCGTTAGGGATTGGGATTCAAATAAAGCAAAGCTCACCCGATAAAAGTTCCCGGTCCGGTCAGCTTTGGGATTATGATGACTTTCATAATCTTTCCGAGTACTTCGTACACCGGTCCAGCGAGCTCTTTAGTAAGTTTATCCTCATACTTTTCCTTCAATTCCTCCTCGGTGAAGGGTAATTCGATGTTTGTTTCCTGGTCCATCTGGAACAGCGTCACCAGAAAGTGGTAACGAATTTGACCCTGCTTTGTCGGCGGATCCAACGAAATGACGAAAAACATTTGCCGGTTGTCCTTATGCGGCAGCAGGAACAACCGCAGCACCGACGACGTCGGAATCTTAAAATCATACGTCTTACCGTGCAGCTGGAAAAAGCTCTGGAATACTTTAATGTCGTAGCGACCGCGCGGTGTCAGGCAATGTATCTCTCGGAATATAGCAATTGCGTCACCGGCGTCACCAGACGCAGAAATTACGGAAGCCTGTCTCATCACCTGCTCCTGGAATGTTTCGACAGGGTCAATTTCAGCCGATTCCGCTGTTGGAATGGGGAACCGCATTTCCATCAAATTCACCGGAGCTTCATCGTTCTGGTGAAATTCGACTGTAACTTCGTTCTTTCCGGCATTACACTGGGAAACGATTCAGCGGGATTTCAAAGCTTGTCTTTCCTTCCACATCGAACGAAAGAACGCTACCTGTAAACATAAAATGGTTGCTATACAGCaacagaaaataaaataaacaaaaagtgttgctgaaaaaaatattttttggtcgTATCGAGGGGCGACTCAATGAACTGGTAACTGGCGGTAAATTACTCGCACACTTTCTCTTCAaaagatttcatgaagtttcaggtcgtgtcgttggctCTATGATACTCTTGGGTGGCATatggtaaaatgcttttccctttgcatgtagaaatagttcataagaagtgaccaggaaatttgtcggcgcagtagaaatgaaaccacaagtgtttagatatttagtataagtccctagggatctgaaaagtttggtgtagtcgggcccaaagagctctttgatacccttgggtggcataaggtaaactgcttttccctttgcatgtagaaatcgttcataaaaagtgatcaaggaatttgtcggcgtagtagaaatgaaataccaagtgtttagatatttagtataggtccctagggatctgaaaagtatagtgtagtcgggctcaAAGAGCTTTTTGATactcttgggtggcataaggtaaaatgcttttccctttgcatgtagaaatcgttcataagaagtgaccagggaatttgtcggcgcagtagaaatgaaataccaagtgtttagatatttagtataggtccttaGCGATCTTAAAAGTATAGTGTattcgggcccaaagagctctttgatacccttgggtggcataaggtaaaatgcttttccctttgcatgtaaaaatcgttcataagaagtgaccatggaatttgtcggcgcagtagaaatgaaataccaagtgtttagatatttagtataggtccttaGCGATCTTAAAAGTaaagtgtagtcgggcccaaagagctcttcaatacccttgggtggcataaggtaaaatgtgtTCCccattgcatgtagaaatcgttcataagaagtgatcagggaatttgtcggcgcagtagaaatgaaataccaagtgtttagataattattatagatccctagggatctgaaaagtatagtgtagtcgagcccaaagagctctttgatactcttgggtggcataaggtaaaatacttttccctttacatgtagaaatcgttcataagaagtggcCAGgtaatttgtcggcgcagtagaaatgaaatacgaagtgtttagatatttagtataggtccttgAGGATctaaaaagtatagtgtagtcgggcccaaagagctctttgatacttttgggtggcataaggtaaaatgctttccctttgcatgtagaaatcgttcaaaaGAACTGACcatggaatttgtcggcgcagtagaaatgaactaccaagtgtttagatatttaacataggtccctagggatctaaaaagtatagtgtagtcgggcccaaagagctctttgatacccttgagtggcataaggtaaaatgcttttccctttgcatgtagaaatcgttcataagaagtgattAAGGAATTTTTTGGCGCAGTATAAATGGAATCACAAGTGAtaagatatttagcataggccCCTAGGGATCCGATTAACAGTAGTCTGGCCGAGACTGGCtcgaaaaactacaaggggcagccctatggggttgcacaaactgtagacgtaggactttACTACTTATAtaaaagatttattttcttagtacatttaataaataataataataattgttattgttttttattaacgacactttacacctaagggtgcattcgtgtcggatGAAAATTGGTTTCTATAATCGTATCAACATCTCATAACAATTTACAATTCagtatttttatattcatttGTACAAATTAGTTTCTTTTAGGAAACTTAGCAGTTTGTCTTCGGCGTCCCCGTCGTTGCCTAGAGCCACTCGCAGGCTGGTCGAATCGATGTTGTGCATCCTTCTAGCATCGTCGTGTTTTCGGCACTGCAGAATTACATGACGAACATCTACGGTTACCCCGCAGCAGGCGCAAACTGGTGGGGTTTCTCTCTTCAGAAGGAAGTCGCGCGTCAAtcgggtatgccctattcgcAACCATGTGAGCACTCGCTGATCAGCCGAACTCTCGCGCTCAGTCCACTTCACCGTATCGAATTTTATTTCGCGAATCTTCACTTCAGTGGAAGCAGACCATCGACGGTACCACTGATTTCGGATAGCTGATTTTACCTGATTGTTGGCGTCTGCTCCCGGAACGGCTATTTGCAAAGGGACATTACCCCTGGCTTCTCCTGCGAGGCGATCTGCCTCTTCATTCCCGCGAATTCCAGCGTGTCCTGGAATCCAGCAGAGATTGATTGGACGATGTCGTATCATGGTTTCAATCTCCTGGATCCACGGATGCTGGGACGTGCCAGCTTCAATTGCCGATAAACAACTGCCTGAGTCTGTCATTATTAGCAGATCATTGGAAGTGTAGTATGAAGTTACCGCTGTTTTAATTGCAAACGCCTCGGCCGAAAACACGCTGCACTGTGACGGAAGACCAATCGACTGCTGGAGATGTTCTCCAAACATTCCCGCGCCTACTGCGTCGTCGTCTTTCGATCCGTCGGTATACACAACCGTTGAGTTGCTGAAGCGAACATTCAGGAGTTCCTGAACGACAGGACGGACCACTTCAGAGGGATCTCCGGCATTCATACATCTTTTGATATCCCACGCGACGTGGAGCTTGGGCTCGGCACTTTCGGGTTGCTAGTCGCGTTCGAGTACAAATATTTGATAGGGGCATTCTGATCACCTCTGACAGTTCTTCGGAAGCTCGGCGTACTAGTGGGAGATCCGCATTATTTCTGCTTTTTTCCAACATACGGATGGACAATCTGGTTATGCTTTGGGGAACGAGGAGATCAAATGGTAAGATGTCTGCTTTGGCCATGATGGCTAAGATCGGACTTGTAACGAATGCACCAGATGCAAATCTTACCATCCTGTTGTAGGTGGGCGCGAGAGTTTTGGTGACGGCATCTCCGCCCCGACTAACGAGTCCCATTTCATACAATAGTCGCGAAGTGACAATGGCGGAGCCGATTCGTAGCAAGGAGGTTCGTTGACCACGTGGTAGCTTTGCTCCGATCATTTTCAggatacgcagcctggattcacaTGCCTTCTTCGTTAGCTTGCAATGCGCTTTGAAGTTCAGCGATCTGTCGAGAGTGATACCGAGGGTTTTCAGTTGATTTTGTGACGGTATAGCTACTGTATCTATCCTGATGGATTGCGTGGGCTCATGGCGGGCATTCGGGCTACAGTAAAAGATGTTGGATTTTGTTGCTGATATCGTGAATCCAACACTTTTCGCCCATCTATGAACGGCTTTTACTGCTGACTGTAGCTTTCGAAAGAGTGGTTGTTCTTTTTAGCACCGCGCTACAAGAAgtatacccaagtaacaattgaagttttatagcatgctacaagtgcaatctaagttttatcactggctataaaactaccataaaacctcaattgttactagggtaggcCCCTAGGGATTTGATTAACAGTAACCTGGCCGCGACTGGTtcgaaaaaactacaaggggcagccctatggggttgcacaaACTGTAGACGTATGACTATactatttataaaaaatatttattttcttaggacatttaataaataataattgttgttgttgtttattaacgacactttacaccaagaAGTGAAGCATTCGTgtcgaaagaaaaataatttaccTGGAAAATGTTTCAATGCGGTTGTTAGTTATCAGTTACAATtcaaaatacaagttacaacatATTGAACAAGTTAGTTTCCTTGAGGAATTTTACCATACTCTCCTCATTTTTCCTGTCGTTGCACAGAGCCGCTCGCAGACTAGTCGACTCGATGTCGTGCTTCCTTCTAACGTCGTCGTACTTTCTGCAGTGCAGGATCACATGGCGGACATCTACAATGATCCCACAGCAGTCGCACACTGGTGGTGAGGTTTTCTTCAGAAGAAAGTCGTGTGTTAGCCGAGTATGCCCTATTCGAAGCCGGGTAAGCACTCGCTGTTCGGTcgaattctcgcggtcagtccacttccCTGTGTCGAACTTAACTTCGCGAAGTTTTACTTCAGTGGACGCAGACCATCGACGGAACCATtgatttcggatagctgttttCATTCGGTTGTTCGCGTCTGCTCCCGGAACGGCTATTTGCAAAGGGGCATTACCCCTGGCTTCTCCAGCGAGGCGGTCTGCCTCTTCGTTGCCATGGACACCAGCATGACCCGGAATCCAGCACAACTTGATTGGACGGCCTCGTAGCATGTTTTCAATCTGCTGAATCCACGGGTGTTGCGATGTGCCAGCTTCTAATGCCGATAAGCAACTGGCCGAGTCAGACATAACCACCAAATCACTGACCGTGTTATGTGTTGCTAGCGCCGTTTTGATTGCAAACGCTTCTACCGAGAAGacgctgcatgacgatggaAGACCAACCGATTGTTGGAAGTAATCTCCATACATTCCTACACCTACCGCATTGTCGTCTTTCGAACCATCCGTGTAGACGATAGTTGAACGGTTGAAACGACCTGCTAGGAGCTCCTGAAAAGCAGGCCGAACAATTTCCGAGGGGTCACCAGCTTTC encodes:
- the LOC131683335 gene encoding peroxisomal multifunctional enzyme type 2-like, which gives rise to MAGSRGAKVVVNDLGGNFHGQGKSNAADNVVQEIRAAGGTAVPDYNSVVDGDKIIQTAMEAFGRVDVLINNAGILRDKSLARISDEDWNLIHDVHLKGSFLTTRAAWAIVKKQNYGRVIMTSSNSGVYGNFGQANYSAAKLGLVGLANTVAIEGAKNNIQCNVIVPTAASRMTEGILPEVLFNELKPKLIAPVVAYLCHQSCQNTGVIIESAAGWAT